The sequence below is a genomic window from Sorangiineae bacterium MSr12523.
GGAGCTTCGCGCACAGCGCACGCCGCCGATCGATCCGAACGACAAGGCCGAGCAAAAGGCGAAGGGCGCGCCTTCTTCGGAGGGTGAGGCCGCGGTCGGCTATCCGGTGAAGGTGCCCGTCGGCAAGGGTGCATTGCTCACGCAGAACATGAGCAAGATCAAGAAGAACTACGTGGCGTCGGAGCGCTACGTGGTGCGCTTCGGGGAGACGGTCGAGCAGATTGCCAACGCGCGTGGGGTGGCGTCGTCGAAGGTGGCGGAGCTCAATGGCATCGGGCCGGGCGAGGTCGTGCGCGGCGGGACGGTGCTTCTCGTGCCGGCCGCGAAAGGTGGAACGGTGGCCGCTCCCACGACGAGCGACAAGCCGGTGGCGATCGTGCCATCGGACGTGTTCGTCTACCCGGATCGAAAGCGCGTGTTTTACCGCGTGGTGACGGGCGACACGCTGAGGGACGTGGCGACGACGTTTCATGTCACGGTGGACGAGATCCGCCGGTGGAACGAGATCGATCCGGCGGGGCGGCTGCAGGAGGGGATGACGTTGCAGTTGTTCGTGCCGCCCGATACCGATCTGAGCAAAGTGCTCTCGCTGTCGGAGAACCAGGTGCGCACCATCGCGGTGGGGACCGAGGACTTTTTCACGTACTGGGAAGGCCAAAAGGGGCGGCGGCGGATCACCGTGCCGGCCAAGCTCGGGGAAACCATCGAGATTGTCGGCAAGCGCTACGGCGTGACCCCGGCGTCGATGGAGCGCATCAATCGGAAGAACCGCAACGAGGTGCTCAAGGAAGGCGACGTGGTGGTCGTTTACCTGCCGGCCAACTCGAAGAAGGCGGATCCGGGCGCGCAGGCCGACGATCCGTTCGCACCGGAACCCCTTGGACCGCTGCCGACGCCGCCTGCTCCGGGTTCGTTGCCTTAGCGCCTGGCGCGCGCCCGTGCTAAGGAGCGCGCCCTCATGAAATCGCCCGACTTCGCCGAGTTGCTCGGCCCCGCATTGGCCAGCGCCATCGAGCAAAGGGGCTTTACGACGCTCACCCCCGTGCAACATGCCGTGCTCGACCCCTCCTTACGGGGCCGTGATTTGCGAATCAGTTCGCAGACGGGCTCGGGAAAGACGGTGGCCATCGGCTTCACGCTTCGTGAAAGCCTCGAGGCCGGCAAAGACGCGGTTAGCCCGAAAAACGGGGTCGCATCGCCGCTGGCGTTGGTGATCACGCCCACGCGCGAGCTCGCCAAACAGGTCGACGAGGAGCTGTCGTGGCTGTACGCGCCCCAGTCGGTGAAGGTCGCTTCGGTCACGGGTGGTGGTGGCTACCGCGATGAGCGGCGTGCCTTTGCGCAGGGGCCTGCGGTCATCGTGGGCACGCCAGGGCGGTTGCTCGACCATCTGCGCCGCGGAAGCATCGATGCATCGGCCATCGGGACGGTGGTTCTCGACGAGGCGGACCGCATGCTCGACCTGGGGTTCCGCGAGGAGCTGGAAGGGATTCTCTCGTTCGCGCCGACGCCGCACACGACGCATTTGGTGTCGGCGACGTTCCCGCGGGACGTGCGGGTGCTCGCCGACAAGGTGCAATCCGATCCGGTGAACGTGGAGGGAACGCCGCTCGGGACGGCCAACGCCGACATCGATCACATGGTGCACTTGGTCTCGCTGTCGGAGCGCACGGCGGCGGTGATCAACTTGCTGCTCTCGGATCCGGATTCGAAGACGCTGGTGTTCGCGCGCATGCGCTCCGAGGTGACGGAGCTGACGAATGAGCTGAAATCCGCGGGATTTCACGTGCGTTCGTTGTCCGGTGAGATGGAGCAGCCGGAGCGAAATCGCGCGCTGGAGGACTTCAAACGAGGCCGGCTGCACGCCTTGGTGGCGACCGACGTGGCGGCCCGCGGCATCGACGTGCAGGACATCACGCACGTCATCCACGTGGAGCCCCCGAACGACGTCGACACGTACACGCACCGCAGCGGTCGAACCGGCCGTGCGGGCCGCAAGGGCATCAGCTCGGTGCTGACGCCGCCCGCCGGTTTCGCCAAGACTTCCGCGCTGTTGCGTCGGGCAGGGGTGACCTTCCGCATCGAGGCGATCCCCACCGCCGACTCGATTCGCCAGCAGCGGCAAGAGCGGCTTTTCGAGGAGCTCACGTCGGAGGATACGGGTTCGGCCGATGCCGATTGGCGTAGCGCCGCGCTCGCGGAGCGCATCGTGGAGAGCGGGCAGGCTGCCCAGGCCCTCACGCGTCTTCTCTCCCGCGTCGGCATCACGGGGCCCTGCGAGCCGCGCGAGGTCACGCCGCACGCGCCGCCTGCCGAGCGGAAAAAGTCGTCCGCACCCTCGCGTGCGAGCGATGGCCCGCCGCGGGCGCGCACCACGCGCAAAGATCACCCCGCCGACTGGGTTACGTTCCGCGTCACGTGGGGCGGCCTCCACGGAGCCAACCCGCGCCGCTTGTTCGCCATGATGTGCCGCCGCGGCGGTGTGCAAGGCGGCGACGTCGGCGCGATCGAAATCGCGAAGACGCACTCCTTCGTCAACATCGCCAAGGCCGCCGCCGCATCCTTCGAAGAAGCCGCCCGCGTCCCCGATCCCCGCGATCCCCGCGTTTCCATCCACCGCGCCGACGGCGCCCCGGAACGCTCCAGGCCGGCCCCGAAGCACCACGCGACCGCGAAGCCGCACGCCCCCGCGAAGCATCACGCCGCCCCCAAGCCGCACGCCGGCGGCGTGAAGCGAAAGCCCCACCCCGAGCCGAAACCACGGGCCGAGCGCCCCTCGAAACGCCAGGTTGCTCGCTGACGGCGCAGAAGAGGAAATCGCCAGGACGCCAGAAGAGAGGCGCCAGGATCGCCAGGTGAACCAACAATAAACCCTCATTTTGGGTTTATTGCAGGTCCCGTTGGCGATCCTGGCGACTCTGGCGTCCTGGCGGTTTCCTTCTTCTGTTGGTGACGGGTGAACTACTTGAACCTGTAATTCACGCCGACGCCGAAGACGTTGGCGCTTGCGGTGTAGCTTCCGCCGTTGATCGACTCGGTGGCGGTGGGGTTGCCGCGCACCGGATTTACCTTGGGGACGGCGGCTTCGGCGGGGGATACCTCTTGGTCCGGGGCAAAGATGCGGGCGTAGACGGCGTCGAGACGCCAATGATCGCCGACGTGGAGCGAGCCGCCGAAGCTCACGGTGTACTTGTCCATATCGATGGTGAGCGGGGACAAATACGGCGTGGGAATGGCACTTTGGTCGTAGTTGAAGCCGGCCCGAAGGTCGATTTTGTACGAGTTGTTGACCTTTATCGTGCCTTGCGCACCCACGCGGATCGAATTGCTATCTTGGAAATGCCGCGGCAGCGTAATCGTCGGTACGTAATACGGTGACGGAAAGCCGGTGACGTTGTTCAGACCGATGTTCTCCGGACGAACCTCGATTTCGTCGTGGATGCCCCAGAACTCGCGCACATAGGAAACCTCGGCGCGAATGGCCTCGATGGGCCGCACTTCGATGCCCGCGCGGAAGATACCGGGCAGCTTGAACTTCACGCGAACGTCTTCCCCGGAGACGGTGGCCTTGTCGAACAACACCGCCGTCGGCAGGCGTACTTGCATATCGCCCGGTGCGTTGATCCAAATAGGCAAATTGTACGAAAGGCCAATACGAACGTACTTCACCGGAACGAACGTCGCGCCCAAATTGGCCACG
It includes:
- a CDS encoding DEAD/DEAH box helicase; the encoded protein is MKSPDFAELLGPALASAIEQRGFTTLTPVQHAVLDPSLRGRDLRISSQTGSGKTVAIGFTLRESLEAGKDAVSPKNGVASPLALVITPTRELAKQVDEELSWLYAPQSVKVASVTGGGGYRDERRAFAQGPAVIVGTPGRLLDHLRRGSIDASAIGTVVLDEADRMLDLGFREELEGILSFAPTPHTTHLVSATFPRDVRVLADKVQSDPVNVEGTPLGTANADIDHMVHLVSLSERTAAVINLLLSDPDSKTLVFARMRSEVTELTNELKSAGFHVRSLSGEMEQPERNRALEDFKRGRLHALVATDVAARGIDVQDITHVIHVEPPNDVDTYTHRSGRTGRAGRKGISSVLTPPAGFAKTSALLRRAGVTFRIEAIPTADSIRQQRQERLFEELTSEDTGSADADWRSAALAERIVESGQAAQALTRLLSRVGITGPCEPREVTPHAPPAERKKSSAPSRASDGPPRARTTRKDHPADWVTFRVTWGGLHGANPRRLFAMMCRRGGVQGGDVGAIEIAKTHSFVNIAKAAAASFEEAARVPDPRDPRVSIHRADGAPERSRPAPKHHATAKPHAPAKHHAAPKPHAGGVKRKPHPEPKPRAERPSKRQVAR
- a CDS encoding outer membrane protein transport protein, which gives rise to MKRRLGVIRALALAAGFIVLDAAFAHSTAQAGGLNFSDRGVKPLSRGGAWVAGADDVGAVWYNPAGLADAGTSLMADFAWLNHTASFTRKTQVIDGAGTVRVYEFPTVTGKSPVLPIPTLGGSYNWGKKKQFTVAGALYAPYTAITSFPTQVDGQPAPQRYSLISLDGSALVNIGAWFAWKPIEQIRLGIGLGALVGTFTSTVFFNANPADRLIGAPEDPNYDSEGKLTAHILTPVANLGATFVPVKYVRIGLSYNLPIWINAPGDMQVRLPTAVLFDKATVSGEDVRVKFKLPGIFRAGIEVRPIEAIRAEVSYVREFWGIHDEIEVRPENIGLNNVTGFPSPYYVPTITLPRHFQDSNSIRVGAQGTIKVNNSYKIDLRAGFNYDQSAIPTPYLSPLTIDMDKYTVSFGGSLHVGDHWRLDAVYARIFAPDQEVSPAEAAVPKVNPVRGNPTATESINGGSYTASANVFGVGVNYRFK